ATAAGAAATTCCCAGAACATTGATGCTAAAGACAGCGAGTAATACCGGCCAAATTCCTGCGCAACCGGGCATACCGAGATTGGCCCCAAGTCCCGCTGTAAAAGACGCCACATCTTCATTGACACCCAATTTTTTCGTTAACTGACGAACAGTAACTGGGATTGTTCCAATACTGCTCTCAGAAGTAAAAGCTACCACAGCAGCCGGAGCAATTCCTTTTAAGAAAAAAATTGGGTTTAATTTTGCAACAAAGCGAATGAAAAAGCTCTCCACTCCAAAGAGCTGCACTGCGCACAAAGCATAGGCAAGTACCAAAATCCCCAGAAGCGGCAATAAATCCGCAACGCTGCTCTTTCCAACTGCCCGTGCGATTAATGCAAGCACTGCATACGGTGTAAACTCCATGATCCAAGAAACTGCCTGCCCCATCACTTTATTTCCTGCATCTATGAATGTTTTAAATGGTTTAATATTTTCCTGCGTTTTCACTGCATGATTATACGCCACCGCAACGATAATTGCAAAAACCACAATCGGCACCACTGCGCCGCTGCTCCACTGCGAAGCAAGGTTCTGTGGGAAAAGAGAAACCAGTGTATCAAGAAAATTTGGTACCTCCTTTGCTTTATAATCCGTAACAGTTTCATAGGTAAAACCCGTGCCGATTTTCAAAGACACCGCAGCAATCAATGTAATCACACTAGCTGTTAATGTATTCAACAGCAAAAACAAAACAGATTTTAACCCAATCTTTTTTAGATGAATTGAATCTCCAAGATTTGTAATACTTGAAATAATACTAAAAAGAAGCAGCGGAACCACCATTGCTGAAATTACATGTGTATAAATCGTACCGAATACCGCGACATAGGTATAGTTCTCTTTAAATAGAATCCCGACAACAATTCCAAATCCAGTTCCTAACAAAGTGAGAATTCCAAAATCAAGATGTTTCTTTTTATCCAAAAAATATAAAACTCCAAAAAAGACAAGTGTCAGCGCTAAAGCACCCAGCGCCAAATAATTAATTTGCATATTTCTTTTCTCCTTCTAAATATAAAATATCATAAAAAATCCGGGTAATTGTCTTTCACAATTCCCGGGAATCCAATCATTATGGTCAAAAGCCTGTAAGTATCAAAGGATTTAGTCTTCTATCAACACGCAGTCGTTTGTTCCATAAAATTCCCGTAAACACAGCATTCGACAACATTGGTTTTTACACATTAATTTAAAGGCCTTCATTAGGGGTCCCTCCTTTTATTTTCATATTAATTCTATATGTTTAATATGATTATAACACACAATAAATGCCTGTCAACCTCTTCTAAAAAATTTCAGCAAAAAATAAAAGCTGGCATCGCTTTTTAAGCAATGTCAGCTTTTCTAAATGAATAATATTTTATGACAAAATTATTCTTTATCATCCAATTAAAAGGTAATCGGCAAAATCTGCTAAGATTGATGGAAAATTACTCAGTTACGCAATTTACCAATATCATGGCGAAACTGAACACCTTTCCAAGAAATTTTATCTACTGCCGCATAGGCCTTTTTCAAAGCTTCTTCCAATGTACTGCCGGTACAGGTAATCCCCAGCACACGGCCACCATTGGTATAAAACTTTCCGCCCTGATATTTGGTTCCGGCATGATAAACCGTTGCGCCTTCGACTTGTCCCTTACTGTCCAGTCCATGAATTTCGAGCCCTTTTTCATAGCTGCCCGGATATCCGCCGCTTGCCATCACAACACAAGCTGCAGCACCATCTTTCCACTCGATTTCCATCTGATCCAGTGTTCCGTTAATAGTTGCCTCAAAAATATCTACCAAATCTGTTTTTAGACGTGGCAGCACAACCTGCGTTTCCGGATCACCAAAGCGAGAATTATACTCAATTACTTTTGGTCCGTCCGGTGTCAGCATCAAACCAAAATAGAGGCATCCTTTAAATGGTCTGCCCTCTTCATTCATTGCTTCCAGTGTAGGCAGAAAAATTGTTTTCATACACACATCTGCAATTTCATCCGTATAATAAGGATTCGGGCTGATTGTCCCCATTCCGCCGGTATTCTTGCCCTGATCATTATCCAAAGCGCGCTTATGATCTTTGCTGCTGACCATCGGCTTTAACGTTTTTCCATCCGTAAAAGCCAAAACGCTGACTTCTGGTCCTGTTAGAAATTCTTCTACAACGACTCGATTCCCGGAAGCGCCGAAAATTTTATCTTCCATAATGGACTTAATTCCGTCTCTCGCTTCCTCAAGATTCTGACAGATCAAAACACCTTTTCCGAGTGCAAGGCCGTCTGCTTTAATGACAACAGGAAAACGATTTTGCTCTTTGATAAAGCCAAAAACTTTCTGCGGATCATCAAACACCCGATAATCCGCTGTCGGAATATGATATTTTTTCATCAGCCCTTTACTGAATACTTTGCTTGCCTCAATCTGTGCAGCTTTCCCGCTGGGGCCAAAAGCCGGAATTCCTGCTTTTTCCAAAACATCGACCATACCGGCCGCAAGCGGATCGTCTGGAGTCACGCAAACAAGGTCGATCTGATGATCTTTTGCCCATTTAGACACCCCTGCTAAATCCGCAGGAGACAAATCTACATTTTCAGCATCACAGCCGATTCCACCATTTCCCGGAGCACAGTAAACCTTTTCTGCCTTCGGGCTTTCCAACAGTTTCCGTACAACGGCATGTTCCCGGCCGCCGCCGCCGATTACTAAAATTTTCATCAGAAAATTATCCTCCATAAAAGCCAATCAATGATGGAATAAACGCATTCCGGTAAAGGCCATCACCATTCCATACTTATCACAGGTACTGATAACATGATCATCACGGATAGATCCGCCAGGCTGTGCCACATACTGAACACCGGATTTATGAGCGCGTTCAATATTATCGCCAAATGGGAAAAATGCATCACTGCCCAAAGTAACCCCATTGAGCTTTTTCAGCCATTCTTTCTTTTCTTCTGCAGTAAAAGGCTCCGGACGAGTCTTAAAGCGCTGCTGCCATTCGCCGTCGCGCAGAACATCATCATACTCATCACTGATATAAACATCGATCGTATTATCGCGATCCGGACGACGAATTCCATCCACAAAGGGAAGCGCCAGCACCTTCGGATGCTGACGAAGCCACCAAACATCCGCTTTATTTCCCGCGAGACGTGTGCAGTGAATTCGGCTCTGCTGTCCAGCCCCTACTCCAATCGTTTTACCATTTTTTACATAGCAGACTGAATTACTCTGTGTATATTTAAGAGCAATCAGAGCAACCATCATATCTCGCTTTGCTGCATCAGGCAACTCTTTGTTTTTGGTTACGATATTCTGAAGAAGATCTTCGTCAATCTTAAAGTTATTTCTTCCCTGCTCAAAAGTAACACCAAAAACATCCTTACGCTCAATTGGAGCAGGCTGATAAGCTGGATCAATTTCTACGACATTATAGCTTCCCTTGCGCTTGGTTTTTAAAATTTCAAGCGCTTCTTTTGTATAACCTGGTGCAATGATTCCATCGGAAACTTCCCGTTTGAGAAGTGTTGCCGTCTGTGCATCACAGACATCCGAGAGCGCCGCCCAATCGCCATAAGAAGACATCCGGTCTGCTCCACGCGCCATTGCATAAGCACTGGCAATCGGAGAAAGCTCCAGATCATCTACAAAATAAATTTTCTTCAACGTCTCACTCATCGGGACAGCGACTGCCGCACCGGCAGGACTGACATGCTTAAAAGACGCAGCTGCCGGAAGCCCTGTTGCCCCTTTTAGCTCTTTAACAAGCTGCCATGAGTTCAGTGCATCCAGAAAATTAATATATCCGGGGCGTCCGTTCAACACCTTAACAGGCAGTTCTCCTTCCTTCATAAAAATTTTGGAAGGTTTCTGATTCGGATTACAGCCATATTTTAGTTCCAGTTCACGCATGGCAAGATTCCTCCGTTTCTAAATTTGTCATACTTTCTTTTGAAAGTTTTGTGTTTCCGTTTTTATTATAGATAC
This genomic window from Caproicibacterium sp. BJN0003 contains:
- a CDS encoding dicarboxylate/amino acid:cation symporter, which encodes MQINYLALGALALTLVFFGVLYFLDKKKHLDFGILTLLGTGFGIVVGILFKENYTYVAVFGTIYTHVISAMVVPLLLFSIISSITNLGDSIHLKKIGLKSVLFLLLNTLTASVITLIAAVSLKIGTGFTYETVTDYKAKEVPNFLDTLVSLFPQNLASQWSSGAVVPIVVFAIIVAVAYNHAVKTQENIKPFKTFIDAGNKVMGQAVSWIMEFTPYAVLALIARAVGKSSVADLLPLLGILVLAYALCAVQLFGVESFFIRFVAKLNPIFFLKGIAPAAVVAFTSESSIGTIPVTVRQLTKKLGVNEDVASFTAGLGANLGMPGCAGIWPVLLAVFSINVLGISYTPVQYAFLIVLALVVSIGTVGVPGTATITATALFAAAGLPIEMIVLLSPISMIVDMARTATNVVGAAESAVLVAKTEGLLQEDVYNGTKEKEEQRSIAASQKI
- the purD gene encoding phosphoribosylamine--glycine ligase encodes the protein MKILVIGGGGREHAVVRKLLESPKAEKVYCAPGNGGIGCDAENVDLSPADLAGVSKWAKDHQIDLVCVTPDDPLAAGMVDVLEKAGIPAFGPSGKAAQIEASKVFSKGLMKKYHIPTADYRVFDDPQKVFGFIKEQNRFPVVIKADGLALGKGVLICQNLEEARDGIKSIMEDKIFGASGNRVVVEEFLTGPEVSVLAFTDGKTLKPMVSSKDHKRALDNDQGKNTGGMGTISPNPYYTDEIADVCMKTIFLPTLEAMNEEGRPFKGCLYFGLMLTPDGPKVIEYNSRFGDPETQVVLPRLKTDLVDIFEATINGTLDQMEIEWKDGAAACVVMASGGYPGSYEKGLEIHGLDSKGQVEGATVYHAGTKYQGGKFYTNGGRVLGITCTGSTLEEALKKAYAAVDKISWKGVQFRHDIGKLRN
- a CDS encoding phosphoribosylaminoimidazolecarboxamide formyltransferase, with the protein product MRELELKYGCNPNQKPSKIFMKEGELPVKVLNGRPGYINFLDALNSWQLVKELKGATGLPAAASFKHVSPAGAAVAVPMSETLKKIYFVDDLELSPIASAYAMARGADRMSSYGDWAALSDVCDAQTATLLKREVSDGIIAPGYTKEALEILKTKRKGSYNVVEIDPAYQPAPIERKDVFGVTFEQGRNNFKIDEDLLQNIVTKNKELPDAAKRDMMVALIALKYTQSNSVCYVKNGKTIGVGAGQQSRIHCTRLAGNKADVWWLRQHPKVLALPFVDGIRRPDRDNTIDVYISDEYDDVLRDGEWQQRFKTRPEPFTAEEKKEWLKKLNGVTLGSDAFFPFGDNIERAHKSGVQYVAQPGGSIRDDHVISTCDKYGMVMAFTGMRLFHH